Proteins encoded within one genomic window of Festucalex cinctus isolate MCC-2025b chromosome 18, RoL_Fcin_1.0, whole genome shotgun sequence:
- the kif4 gene encoding kinesin family member 4 produces the protein MTTVDAKVIPVRVALRCRPLVPKEINEGCQCCLNFVPGEPQVVVGTEKAFTYDYVFDPTVEQEEVFSTAVSPLLHGLFKGYHATVLAYGQTGSGKTFSMGGAYTAAQENDPSVGVIPRVIRRIFEEKEKKTDCEFSMAISYLEIYNEDVLDLLCTAKDKPALNIREDPKEGIKIVGLTEKRVVSAQEMVRCLELGNSARTVGSTAMNVASSRSHAIFTITLEQRKGKDKADSVVSKLHLVDLAGSERQKKTKAEGDRLKEGISINRGLLALGNVISALGDESKKNAFVPYRDSKLTRLLQDSLGGNSHTLMIACISPADSNLEETVNTLRYADRARKIKNKPVVNIDPRVAENSRLKQQVQELQVMLLHARGGVAPVLSGPESDENVKKLLEQIRSLQDENKKLSKELNETVGQTALMFEKIIMTEQTNEKLQSKLEQLQHHAACTIDLEKVLETLEDQELKENVEVMKNLQEVILELNRESAGIAASIDSMVAGAVTPDEMGYSSTSRADDSQSETNAAADKDSTDGFTAHHALQQAQMSKELIELNKVLSWKEALVKKMCQNDSQLESVQSEQQKNVQDLQMAVNSLQKEKVELVMALESAKKDTNHAKLSEQRRKRLQELEGQLVDMKKKLLEQSKLLKLNESSVQKVSKLVQEIQAMKSQRAQLMRQMRDDSEKFRLWKSKKDREVLQLKEKDRKRQYELLKLERDFEKQANVLRRKTEEAAAANKRLKVALLKRSEVAEKRKDPQSRGVEGAAARMKNLFLSEVEVMVSTEEARRHLNDLIEDRKVLAQEITHLKQQIDAGERPSAKIRRRTLLISELETKGALETPLTKQVENLTTEMELRNAQIADLQQKVLAADSEGRLKQRIDGITSIVDAKCAVRVLMAELVSAKTVAAKLESDFQQEKANMQDLNKMLVDERAMMSAIDMEHQQQLVELEQRHQDKVQCLLNQLQSKPESDETKQKEENSAKEKELMQRLKDQDEKLQKLRALCGLSQNMMSQNRQKEEEDEEDDWQPEKLEKARRTSRRPRATGCSCKGSCSNKHCRCRKGKMACRETCQCDHDKCRNMDNPVVAEEESLSENVSRDSTSPDTTFFKPPFCSPTKEVLEELQDMGHDITELKLVRKPIFKEEDQNVDREEETVRIFKKKKRLLTSYQNNFFSGCTPVREETHPF, from the exons ATGACCACAGTTGACGCAAAGGTGATACCAGTCCGAGTCGCCTTGCGCTGTCGTCCTTTAGTGCCAAAAGAAATCAACGAGGGATGCCAGTGCTGCCTCAACTTTGTGCCAGGGGAACCACAG gtGGTGGTTGGCACAGAGAAAGCTTTCACGTACGACTATGTTTTTGATCCCACTGTAGAGCAGGAAGAAGTCTTCAGTACTGCTGTGTCCCCTTTATTACATGGGCTATTTAAAG gcTACCATGCCACAGTGCTTGCATACGGACAGACCGGGTCTGGAAAGACCTTCTCTATGGGAGGAGCATACACAGCGGCTCAAGAGAATGATCCCTCTGTTGGTGTTATTCCACGAGTTATCAGGAGGATCTTTgaggaaaaggaaaagaagaCAGACTGCGAATTCAGCATGGCAATATCATATCTGGAG ATATACAACGAAGATGTTTTGGATTTGTTATGTACTGCTAAAGATAAACCTGCTCTGAACATTAGAGAAGACCCCAAAGAAGGTATCAAG ATTGTGGGACTAACTGAGAAAAGGGTGGTCTCTGCTCAAGAGATGGTACGCTGCCTGGAGCTCGGCAACTCCGCTCGCACTGTGGGCTCCACGGCGATGAATGTTGCCTCATCACGCTCACATGCCATTTTCACCATCACACTGGAGCAACGCAAAGGGAAAGACAA GGCGGACTCAGTTGTTTCCAAACTGCACCTTGTTGATTTGGCTGGTTCAGAGAGGCAGAAGAAAACCAAAGCAGAGGGAGATCGTTTAAAGGAAG GCATCAGCATCAATCGAGGCCTTTTGGCTTTGGGTAATGTGATCAGTGCCCTGGGGGATGAAAGCAAGAAAAATGCCTTTGTCCCTTACAGAGACTCCAAACTCACTCGCCTGTTACAAG ATTCCCTTGGAGGCAATAGTCACACGCTGATGATCGCGTGCATCAGCCCTGCAGACTCAAACTTGGAGGAGACCGTCAACACGCTGCGATACGCCGACCGAGCtcggaaaataaaaaacaagcctGTTGTGAACATTGACCCCAGAGTGGCAGAAAATAGCCGTTTAAAGCAACAG GTTCAAGAATTGCAGGTGATGCTTCTTCATGCCCGTGGAGGAGTAGCCCCCGTGCTCTCTGG GCCAGAGTCTGATGAGAATGTGAAAAAGTTGCTGGAACAGATCCGCAGTCTGCAAGACGAGAACAAGAAATTGAGCAAGGAGTTGAATGAGACTGTCGGACAAACTGCTCTCATGTTTGAGAAGATCATTATg ACTGAACAAACAAATGAGAAACTGCAAAGCAAACTCGAACAACTGCAGCACCATGCAGC TTGCACAATCGATCTTGAAAAAGTACTGGAGACACTTGAGGACCAGGAGTTGAAAGAGAACGTTGAGGTGATGAAGAACCTGCAAGAAGTCATCTTGGAGCTCAAT cGCGAGAGTGCCGGCATTGCTGCCTCTATCGATTCAATGGTGGCAGGAGCAGTTACACCAGATGAAATGGGGTATAGCAGTACAAGCCGAGCAGACGACTCCCAATCT GAAACCAATGCAGCTGCTGACAAGGACTCAACAGATGGCTTTACAGCACACCATGCGCTGCAGCAGGCGCAAATGTCCAAAGAGCTGATCGAGCTGAACAAAGTGTTGAGCTGGAAGGAGGCGTTGGTCAAGAAGATGTGCCAGAATGATAGCCAACTGGAGTCAGTGCAGTCAGAGCAACAG AAAAATGTGCAGGATCTGCAGATGGCAGTGAATTCTTTGCAAAAGGAGAAGGTGGAGCTTGTTATGGCACTTGAGTCTGCAAAGAAAGACACCAACCACGCTAA GCTGAGTGAACAGCGCAGGAAGCGTCTGCAAGAGTTGGAGGGCCAGCTAGTTGACATGAAGAAGAAGCTTCTTGAGCAATCAAAATTGCTGAAACTCAATGAGTCTTCTGTTCAGAAAGTCAGCAAGCTTGTGCAGGAAATACag GCTATGAAGTCCCAGCGTGCACAGCTAATGAGGCAGATGAGGGATGACTCTGAGAAATTCCGACTCTGGAAGAGCAAAAAGGACAGAGAGGTGCTTCAACTGAAAGAAAAG GATCGTAAACGTCAATATGAGCTGCTTAAGCTCGAGCGGGATTTCGAGAAGCAAGCCAATGTCCTGCGTCGGAAAACAGAAGAG GCTGCAGCTGCAAACAAGCGACTGAAAGTTGCACTGCTGAAGAGAAGTGAAGTGGCGGAGAAACGCAAAGATCCTCAGAGCAGAGGGGTGGAGGGAGCTGCTGCAAGAATGAAG AATTTATTTCTCAGTGAGGTAGAGGTTATGGTGAGCACAGAAGAGGCAAGACGTCACCTCAATGACCTGATTGAGGACAGGAAAGTCTTGGCTCAGGAGATAACTCACCTCAAGCAGCAAATTGATGCCGGGGAGCGACCTTCTGCCAAAATCAGG CGTCGGACGCTGCTCATTTCTGAGTTGGAGACCAAGGGGGCTCTGGAGACACCTCTGACCAAACAGGTGGAGAACCTGACTACAGAAATGGAACTCAG GAATGCCCAGATAGCCGACCTTCAGCAGAAAGTCCTTGCAGCAGACAGCGAGGGGCGTCTGAAACAACGTATAGATGGCATCACAAGCATTGTTGACGCCAAGTGTGCGGTCAGAGTCCTGATGGCCGAG CTGGTGTCGGCAAAGACGGTTGCAGCCAAGCTGGAGAGTGACTTCCAACAAGAGAAAGCCAACatgcaagatttaaacaaaatgttggttGACGAGCGAGCAATGATGTCTGCAATCGACATGGAGCACCAGCAGCAGCTTGTGGAATTAGAGCAGAGGCATCAAGACAAA GTCCAATGTCTCCTCAACCAACTTCAGAGCAAACCAGAGTCGgatgaaacaaagcaaaaagagGAGAACAGCGCAAAGGAGAAGGAGCTCATGCAGCGTCTCAAAGATCAG GATGAGAAGCTTCAGAAACTGCGTGCTCTGTGTGGGCTGAGTCAAAACATGATGTCGCAGAATAGACAG aaagaggaggaggatgaggaagatgaCTGGCAACCAGAGAAACTGGAGAAGGCTCGCAGGACCTCGAGGAGACCAAGAGCAACAGGG TGTTCCTGTAAAGGCAGCTGTAGCAACAAGCACTGTCGTTGCCGTAAAGGGAAGATGGCCTGTCGTGAGACTTGCCAGTGCGACCACGACAAATGTCGAAATATGGACAACCCTGTTGTCGCTGAG gaaGAAAGCCTGAGCGAAAATGTTTCAAGAGACTCTACGAGTCCAGACACCACATTCTTCAAGCCGCCATTTTGTTCGCCAACAAAGGAG GTGCTCGAGGAACTCCAAGACATGGGTCATGACATCACAGAATTAAAGCTAGTTCGTAAGCCCATCTTTAAAGAGGAGGACCAGAATGTGGATCGGGAGGAAGAGACAGTCAGAATCTTCAAGAAGAAGAAACGACTCCTGACCAGTTATCAGAATAATTTTTTCTCTGGCTGCACTCCTGTTAGAGAGGAAACTCATCCTTTTTAG